The following coding sequences lie in one Komagataeibacter sucrofermentans DSM 15973 genomic window:
- the rplP gene encoding 50S ribosomal protein L16, whose amino-acid sequence MLSPKRTKYRKAHKGRIHGLAKGGTTLNFGAFGLKALQPERITARQIEAARRAITRAMKRAGRVWIRIFPDLPVSTKPAEVRMGSGKGSPEYWVARVKPGRILFEIEGVPPEVAREALALGAAKLPIKTKFVTRIGEA is encoded by the coding sequence ATGCTTTCTCCCAAGCGGACAAAGTACCGCAAGGCCCACAAAGGGCGCATTCATGGGTTGGCCAAGGGCGGCACAACCCTGAATTTCGGGGCTTTTGGCCTGAAGGCTCTCCAGCCTGAACGGATCACGGCCCGCCAGATCGAAGCGGCTCGCCGGGCCATTACCCGTGCCATGAAGCGTGCGGGTCGTGTCTGGATTCGGATTTTCCCTGATCTTCCGGTCTCGACAAAGCCGGCAGAAGTGCGTATGGGGTCCGGCAAGGGGTCGCCCGAATATTGGGTGGCTCGTGTGAAGCCGGGTCGAATCCTGTTCGAGATCGAAGGCGTGCCGCCGGAAGTCGCGCGTGAAGCGCTGGCTCTCGGTGCGGCAAAGCTGCCGATCAAGACCAAATTCGTGACCCGTATCGGAGAGGCGTGA
- the rpmC gene encoding 50S ribosomal protein L29 — translation MAKATKPADLRAKTVEELDTLLVDLKREQFNLRFQHATGQTEGQSRMRVVRREIARVKTIATEVVKKSSAGHAPAAKS, via the coding sequence ATGGCAAAGGCAACAAAGCCGGCCGATCTGCGTGCCAAGACTGTTGAAGAACTGGATACGCTTCTCGTCGATCTGAAGCGCGAGCAGTTCAATCTTCGGTTTCAGCATGCGACCGGCCAGACCGAGGGGCAGTCCCGCATGCGCGTGGTTCGTCGTGAGATCGCGCGTGTGAAGACGATTGCGACCGAGGTTGTTAAGAAGAGTTCTGCTGGCCACGCGCCGGCAGCAAAGTCCTGA
- the rpsQ gene encoding 30S ribosomal protein S17: MPRRVLTGRVTSDKMDKTVTVLVDRRIIHPLYKKFIRRSKKYAAHDGLNECKVGDTVRIEECKPISRRKTWTVVVRNGQPLAAAAGAASGAQA, translated from the coding sequence ATGCCAAGGCGCGTCCTGACCGGGCGGGTAACGAGCGACAAGATGGACAAGACCGTTACGGTTCTTGTCGATCGTCGCATTATCCACCCGCTGTATAAGAAGTTCATTCGCCGCTCGAAGAAGTATGCGGCGCATGACGGCTTGAACGAATGCAAGGTGGGCGACACGGTGCGCATTGAAGAATGCAAGCCGATTTCCCGCCGCAAGACCTGGACGGTCGTTGTCCGGAATGGCCAGCCGCTTGCGGCAGCCGCCGGTGCTGCGTCTGGCGCCCAGGCGTAA
- the rplN gene encoding 50S ribosomal protein L14, whose amino-acid sequence MIHPETNLDVADNSGARQVQCIKVLGGSKRKSASVGDVIVVSVKEAIPRGKVKKGDVHQAVIVRTSYPVRRADGSAIRFDRNAAVLINKQQEPIGTRIFGPVVRELRARKFMKIISLAPEVL is encoded by the coding sequence ATGATCCATCCCGAGACCAACCTTGACGTCGCCGACAATTCCGGCGCCCGTCAGGTGCAGTGCATCAAGGTACTGGGCGGTTCCAAGCGGAAGTCTGCCTCGGTCGGCGACGTGATTGTCGTGTCCGTCAAGGAAGCCATTCCCCGTGGCAAGGTCAAGAAGGGCGACGTTCACCAGGCGGTGATCGTGCGCACTTCCTACCCCGTGCGCCGGGCTGATGGCAGCGCCATCCGTTTTGACCGCAACGCGGCCGTGCTGATCAACAAGCAGCAGGAGCCGATCGGTACCCGTATCTTTGGCCCGGTCGTGCGTGAACTGCGTGCCCGCAAGTTCATGAAGATCATCTCGCTGGCACCGGAGGTGCTGTAA
- the rplX gene encoding 50S ribosomal protein L24 — MAARIKKGDQVLVTTGGSKGTRGEVVTVLPAANKAVVRGVAIAKRHTRPSRMGEQGGIVQKEMPVHLSNLKLIDPKSGDPTKVGFRVLEDGRKVRVAKATGEVIEG, encoded by the coding sequence ATGGCTGCTCGTATCAAGAAGGGTGACCAGGTTCTGGTCACCACCGGTGGTTCCAAGGGAACCCGTGGCGAGGTCGTTACGGTCCTGCCCGCAGCCAACAAGGCCGTGGTGCGTGGCGTTGCCATTGCGAAGCGTCATACCCGTCCTTCGCGCATGGGTGAGCAGGGCGGCATTGTCCAGAAGGAAATGCCGGTGCACCTGTCCAACCTGAAGCTGATCGACCCCAAGAGCGGTGATCCGACGAAAGTCGGCTTCCGTGTTCTGGAAGATGGTCGCAAGGTTCGTGTCGCCAAGGCGACCGGCGAAGTAATCGAAGGCTGA
- the rplE gene encoding 50S ribosomal protein L5, translated as MSEVKEARALPRMQQRYKDELRAKLREEFGYKNEMQVPRLEKIVLNMGVGEAAGDQKKLDAAVKEMTLIAGQKPVKTVAKKAIAGFKIREGLPIGCKVTLRRAQMFEFLDRFVTIALPRVRDFRGLPANKGFDGRGNFAMGLKEQIVFPEIEYDKVDEIRGMDIIFVTTAKTDAEAKALLKAFDLPFAA; from the coding sequence ATGTCTGAAGTGAAAGAAGCCCGCGCCCTGCCGCGCATGCAGCAGCGTTATAAAGACGAGCTGCGCGCGAAGCTGCGTGAGGAATTCGGGTACAAGAACGAGATGCAGGTTCCGCGTCTCGAGAAGATTGTCCTGAACATGGGTGTTGGCGAAGCCGCTGGCGACCAGAAGAAGCTCGACGCGGCGGTCAAGGAAATGACCCTTATCGCTGGTCAGAAGCCGGTCAAGACGGTTGCCAAGAAGGCGATCGCCGGTTTCAAGATCCGTGAAGGTCTGCCCATCGGGTGCAAGGTCACGCTGCGCCGTGCCCAGATGTTCGAATTCCTTGATCGTTTCGTGACGATCGCCCTGCCGCGCGTGCGTGATTTCCGCGGGCTGCCGGCGAACAAGGGTTTCGACGGCCGTGGCAACTTCGCGATGGGGCTGAAGGAACAGATTGTCTTCCCGGAAATCGAATACGACAAGGTAGACGAGATCCGCGGCATGGACATCATCTTCGTGACCACTGCGAAGACGGATGCGGAAGCGAAGGCTCTGCTGAAGGCGTTTGATCTGCCCTTCGCTGCATAA
- the rpsN gene encoding 30S ribosomal protein S14, whose amino-acid sequence MAKISAVNRNVKRERMADRDRAKRTALKNIIMDRSLPVEDRFDASLKLAELPRNGSRVRVRLRCKLTGRPRANYRKFELCRIALRDLASNGQIPGMVKSSW is encoded by the coding sequence ATGGCCAAAATTTCCGCCGTAAACCGGAATGTCAAGCGCGAGCGCATGGCAGACCGGGACCGGGCTAAGCGGACAGCATTGAAGAACATCATCATGGACCGGTCTCTGCCGGTTGAAGATCGATTCGATGCTTCGCTCAAGCTTGCTGAACTTCCTCGCAATGGCTCGCGCGTGCGCGTGCGCCTGCGCTGCAAGCTCACCGGGCGTCCTCGCGCCAATTACAGAAAGTTTGAACTCTGCCGTATCGCCCTGCGCGACCTGGCCTCTAATGGTCAGATCCCGGGCATGGTCAAGTCAAGCTGGTAA
- the rpsH gene encoding 30S ribosomal protein S8: MSLSDPLGDLLTRIRNAQRARHAACVAPASKLRASVLEALRREGYIRGFSREELRKGVAQLRIELKYLDGEPVIKEIHRVSKPGRRVYSKIKELPRVYAGLGVSILSTPRGVLSDAEARAANVGGEVLCRVF, encoded by the coding sequence ATGTCACTTTCTGATCCTTTGGGTGATCTGCTCACCCGGATCCGCAACGCGCAGCGTGCACGGCATGCTGCCTGCGTGGCGCCGGCTTCCAAGCTGCGCGCCAGTGTTCTCGAGGCGCTTCGCCGCGAGGGGTATATCCGTGGTTTCTCGCGTGAGGAACTGCGCAAGGGTGTGGCCCAGCTGCGCATCGAGCTGAAATATCTCGATGGCGAGCCGGTCATCAAAGAAATCCACCGTGTGTCCAAGCCGGGGCGCCGCGTCTATTCCAAGATCAAGGAACTGCCGCGTGTCTATGCCGGGCTGGGTGTGTCGATCCTGTCGACGCCGCGTGGTGTTCTGTCCGATGCGGAGGCCCGCGCTGCCAATGTTGGCGGTGAAGTCCTCTGCCGTGTGTTCTGA
- the rplF gene encoding 50S ribosomal protein L6: protein MSRVGKYPVEVPSGVQVSVADGVLTTKGKLGELKLPLSGHIAVDVADGKVAVKPVGTEAQARMMWGTTRSLIASMVKGVSEGFSKTLEISGTGYRAAVQGKNLVMNLGYSHDIVYAIPEGIKITTPRPTAVTVEGIDKQRVGQVALDIRSFRKPEPYKGKGVRYETETIRRKEGKKK, encoded by the coding sequence ATGTCGCGAGTGGGCAAATATCCCGTCGAAGTTCCGTCGGGCGTTCAGGTTTCCGTTGCTGATGGCGTGCTGACCACGAAGGGCAAGCTCGGCGAGCTCAAGCTGCCCCTGTCCGGTCACATCGCCGTTGATGTCGCGGATGGCAAGGTTGCGGTAAAGCCGGTTGGCACCGAGGCCCAGGCCCGCATGATGTGGGGGACCACGCGTTCCCTGATCGCGAGCATGGTCAAGGGTGTGTCGGAAGGGTTTTCCAAGACTCTGGAAATCTCCGGGACCGGTTACCGCGCTGCGGTGCAGGGCAAGAACCTGGTCATGAACCTCGGTTATTCGCATGACATCGTCTATGCGATCCCCGAAGGCATCAAGATCACCACCCCGCGGCCGACGGCCGTGACTGTCGAGGGAATCGACAAGCAGCGGGTTGGTCAGGTTGCGCTTGATATCCGTAGCTTCCGCAAGCCTGAGCCCTATAAGGGCAAGGGTGTCCGTTATGAAACGGAAACCATCCGTCGCAAGGAAGGCAAGAAGAAATAA
- the rplR gene encoding 50S ribosomal protein L18, with protein sequence MSTQKDLRERRRQRLRFQLRLKSGGRPRLSVFRSGKNIYAQVIDDAAGRTLAAASTLDKDLRSTLKGGTDVKAAGAVGKLLAERAVAAGVSKVVFDRGSYLYHGRIKALAEAAREGGLSF encoded by the coding sequence ATGAGCACGCAGAAGGATCTGCGGGAGCGGCGGCGCCAGCGCCTCCGTTTCCAGCTTCGCCTCAAGAGTGGTGGCCGTCCGCGTCTGTCGGTGTTCCGTTCGGGCAAGAATATCTACGCGCAGGTGATCGACGATGCCGCTGGCCGCACGCTGGCCGCAGCTTCGACGCTCGACAAAGACCTGCGTTCCACCCTCAAGGGCGGAACGGACGTGAAGGCAGCCGGTGCAGTCGGCAAGCTTCTTGCCGAACGTGCGGTGGCTGCTGGTGTGTCGAAGGTCGTTTTCGACCGCGGCTCGTATCTGTATCATGGGCGTATTAAGGCCCTGGCGGAGGCTGCCCGTGAGGGCGGTCTCTCGTTCTGA
- the rpsE gene encoding 30S ribosomal protein S5: protein MAREPREGGRGGRDRDREGDDLVDKLVTINRVAKVVKGGRRFAFAALVVVGDQKGRVGFGAGKAREVPEAIRKATDRAKRTMIRVPMKEGRTLHHDVAGHFGAGKVVLRSADAGTGIIAGGPMRAVFESLGINDVVAKSLGTRNPHNMVKATFAALERCASPRSVANRRGKKVSDILGRREAAVATEAAADV, encoded by the coding sequence ATGGCACGTGAACCGAGAGAAGGCGGCCGGGGTGGTCGCGATCGTGACCGCGAAGGCGACGATCTGGTCGACAAGCTGGTCACGATCAATCGTGTTGCCAAGGTTGTAAAGGGCGGTCGCCGCTTTGCATTTGCGGCACTGGTTGTTGTTGGTGACCAGAAGGGTCGCGTAGGGTTCGGCGCGGGCAAGGCCCGTGAGGTTCCCGAGGCGATCCGCAAGGCAACCGACCGCGCCAAGCGGACGATGATCCGCGTTCCGATGAAGGAAGGCCGTACGCTGCATCACGATGTGGCCGGTCACTTCGGGGCGGGCAAGGTTGTCCTGCGTTCCGCTGATGCGGGCACGGGCATCATTGCCGGTGGTCCGATGCGCGCCGTGTTCGAGAGCTTGGGCATCAATGACGTGGTGGCCAAGTCGCTCGGCACCCGCAACCCGCACAACATGGTCAAGGCGACGTTCGCCGCGCTGGAGCGTTGCGCCAGCCCGCGTTCGGTTGCCAACCGCCGTGGCAAGAAGGTTTCGGACATTCTGGGGCGCCGCGAGGCTGCGGTAGCGACGGAGGCTGCGGCCGATGTCTGA
- the rpmD gene encoding 50S ribosomal protein L30, with protein sequence MSDTKATIRVTQVHSGNGQKPGQQATLVGLGLNKIGRTRELEDTPSVRGMIRKVSHLIKVED encoded by the coding sequence ATGTCTGATACCAAGGCAACCATTCGCGTTACCCAGGTGCATTCTGGCAATGGCCAGAAGCCGGGCCAGCAGGCTACGCTGGTGGGCCTGGGCCTGAACAAGATCGGTCGTACCCGCGAACTGGAGGATACTCCTTCGGTTCGTGGCATGATCCGCAAGGTGTCCCACCTGATCAAGGTGGAGGATTGA
- the rplO gene encoding 50S ribosomal protein L15 — MNLNELRDNEGARYRKKRLGRGIGSGKGKTSGKGVKGQKARSGVSLNGFEGGQLPIYRRLPKRGFKNIFRKDYAVVNLGVLDKAIAAGKIDAKAVVTEEILATAGLAGSGRFDGIRLLADGALNHAVTIEVSGASAGAIAAVEKAGGKVQVKVQKQQAPAAE; from the coding sequence ATGAACCTGAACGAACTTCGTGACAACGAGGGCGCACGCTATCGCAAGAAGCGCCTTGGTCGCGGCATCGGCTCTGGCAAGGGCAAGACGTCGGGCAAGGGTGTGAAGGGTCAGAAGGCACGCTCCGGTGTGTCGCTGAACGGTTTTGAAGGCGGTCAGCTGCCCATCTACCGTCGTCTGCCCAAGCGCGGCTTCAAGAACATCTTCCGCAAGGATTACGCGGTGGTGAACCTGGGCGTGCTCGACAAGGCGATTGCTGCTGGCAAGATCGATGCCAAGGCCGTGGTGACGGAAGAGATTCTGGCCACTGCCGGTCTGGCCGGGTCGGGCCGCTTCGATGGCATCCGCCTGCTTGCCGATGGCGCGCTGAACCATGCCGTGACCATTGAAGTGTCCGGTGCTTCGGCCGGTGCCATTGCCGCAGTTGAAAAGGCTGGCGGCAAGGTGCAGGTCAAGGTCCAGAAGCAGCAGGCTCCTGCCGCCGAATGA
- the secY gene encoding preprotein translocase subunit SecY yields MASAAEQLAANLNFSSFANATELKKRIWFTLGALIVYRIGTYIPVPGVDATVMGQLLARHQGGILGMFDMFTGGALGRMTVFALNIMPYISASIIVQLMSAAIPSLEALKKEGEGGRRKLNEYTRYLTVVIALFQAYGIAIGLENMHTEAGSAVVSPGLFFIVSCVLTLVGGTMFLMWLGEQITSRGVGNGISLIIFAGIVANLPNALASLFQLGYTGALSPFFVLVFLVLAAVTIAFIVFMELAQRRVVIQYPKRQVGQRMFGGDSTHMPLKVNTAGSIPPIFASSVLLIPVTIAGFVNNSSMPGWLSFLGQSLGQGQPLYMLFYAAMIVFFSYFYAAVTFNPQETAENLRKQGGFVPGIRPGANTAAFFDRILTRITTIGALYLVAVCLLPQILISHYNVPFYFGGTSLIIIVTVTIDTVTQVQSHLVAHQYQGLMRRGRGRKGKMR; encoded by the coding sequence ATGGCCTCCGCGGCCGAACAGTTGGCTGCCAATCTGAATTTCAGTTCCTTCGCCAATGCAACGGAACTGAAGAAGCGTATCTGGTTTACCCTCGGTGCGCTGATTGTCTACCGGATTGGCACCTATATCCCCGTCCCTGGCGTCGATGCGACGGTGATGGGGCAGCTTCTGGCCCGGCATCAGGGCGGTATCCTGGGTATGTTCGATATGTTCACGGGTGGTGCGCTGGGGCGCATGACCGTGTTCGCACTCAACATCATGCCCTATATCAGTGCCTCGATCATCGTGCAGCTCATGTCAGCGGCCATTCCCTCCCTTGAAGCCCTGAAGAAGGAAGGCGAGGGCGGGCGGCGCAAGCTCAATGAATATACCCGTTACCTGACGGTGGTCATTGCGCTGTTCCAGGCCTACGGCATCGCCATCGGGCTGGAGAACATGCACACGGAGGCGGGCTCGGCCGTTGTCTCGCCGGGGCTGTTCTTCATCGTCTCGTGCGTGCTGACGCTGGTGGGTGGCACCATGTTCCTGATGTGGCTTGGTGAGCAGATAACGTCGCGGGGGGTTGGTAACGGCATCTCGCTGATCATCTTCGCGGGTATCGTGGCAAACCTGCCCAATGCGCTCGCAAGCCTGTTCCAGCTTGGCTATACCGGGGCGCTTTCGCCGTTCTTCGTGCTGGTCTTCCTGGTGCTGGCCGCGGTGACCATTGCGTTTATCGTGTTCATGGAACTGGCACAGCGGCGTGTGGTGATCCAGTACCCCAAGCGGCAGGTCGGCCAGCGCATGTTTGGCGGTGACTCGACGCATATGCCGCTGAAGGTGAACACCGCAGGCTCGATTCCGCCGATCTTCGCGTCATCGGTGCTGCTGATTCCCGTGACCATTGCGGGATTCGTCAATAACAGCTCGATGCCTGGCTGGCTGTCCTTTCTGGGGCAATCGCTGGGGCAGGGGCAGCCGCTCTACATGCTGTTCTATGCGGCGATGATCGTGTTCTTCTCGTATTTCTATGCGGCGGTGACATTCAACCCACAGGAAACGGCCGAGAACCTGCGCAAGCAGGGTGGGTTCGTGCCGGGGATCCGGCCTGGCGCCAATACGGCGGCGTTCTTTGACCGCATCCTGACGCGTATCACGACGATTGGCGCACTCTATCTTGTCGCTGTCTGCCTGTTGCCGCAGATCCTGATCAGCCATTACAACGTGCCGTTCTATTTTGGTGGTACGAGTCTGATCATTATCGTGACCGTGACGATCGATACGGTGACACAGGTGCAGTCGCATCTGGTGGCGCACCAGTATCAGGGCCTCATGCGTCGCGGACGGGGCCGAAAGGGCAAAATGCGGTGA
- a CDS encoding adenylate kinase, producing MNIIFLGPPGAGKGTQSKRLEERYGIAQISTGDMLRAEVATGSPLGQKVKAVMANGQLVSDDLIIAMIENRIRQPDCARGFILDGFPRTRAQAEALDAMLARSGQHIDAVLLLDVDEDALADRIAGRYTCAKCGAGYNDVSKRPKVEGTCDVCGGHEFIRREDDRRDTVAARLKTYRELTAPILPYYEAEGRLYRVDGMADIDDVTKQVFGVIDRITKK from the coding sequence GTGAATATTATTTTTCTCGGGCCGCCGGGTGCTGGAAAAGGCACCCAGTCAAAGCGGCTGGAAGAACGCTACGGAATCGCCCAGATTTCAACCGGCGATATGCTGCGGGCTGAAGTCGCGACCGGCAGCCCTCTGGGGCAGAAGGTCAAGGCGGTCATGGCGAACGGGCAGCTTGTGTCCGATGACCTGATCATTGCCATGATTGAAAACCGCATCCGCCAGCCGGACTGCGCCAGGGGGTTCATCCTTGATGGATTCCCGCGCACGCGGGCACAGGCGGAAGCGCTTGACGCCATGCTGGCCCGTAGCGGGCAGCACATCGATGCCGTGCTGCTGCTCGATGTGGACGAGGATGCCCTGGCCGACCGGATCGCGGGCCGTTACACCTGCGCCAAGTGCGGCGCGGGCTATAACGACGTGTCCAAGCGGCCGAAGGTGGAAGGCACATGCGATGTGTGTGGTGGCCACGAGTTCATTCGCCGCGAAGATGACCGGCGGGACACCGTGGCTGCGCGCCTGAAGACCTATCGGGAACTCACGGCGCCGATCCTGCCTTATTACGAGGCGGAAGGCCGTCTGTACCGTGTGGATGGCATGGCGGATATCGATGATGTGACAAAGCAGGTCTTTGGTGTTATCGATCGTATCACTAAAAAGTGA
- the rpsM gene encoding 30S ribosomal protein S13 — protein sequence MARIAGVNIPSNKRVTIGLRYIYGIGATKAQAICDKLEIPAERRVNELSDDEIGKIRELIDSDYRVEGDLRREVAMNIKRLMDLGCYRGLRHRRGLPVHGQRTHTNARTRKGKAVAIAGKKKATR from the coding sequence GTGGCACGTATTGCCGGCGTGAACATCCCTAGCAACAAGCGGGTCACAATTGGCCTTCGTTATATCTATGGTATCGGGGCCACCAAGGCCCAGGCGATCTGCGACAAGCTGGAAATCCCGGCTGAGCGGCGCGTCAACGAACTGTCTGACGACGAGATCGGCAAGATCCGTGAACTGATCGACAGCGATTACCGCGTTGAAGGTGACCTTCGCCGTGAAGTGGCGATGAACATCAAGCGCCTGATGGACCTCGGCTGCTACCGTGGCCTGCGCCACCGTCGTGGCCTGCCTGTCCATGGTCAGCGGACTCATACCAACGCCCGTACCCGCAAGGGTAAGGCCGTGGCTATTGCGGGCAAGAAGAAGGCGACCCGCTAA
- the rpsK gene encoding 30S ribosomal protein S11: MAKAAAPRIRKKERKNIISGVAHVLSTFNNTMITISDAQGNAIAWSSAGAQGFKGSRKSTPYAAQVAAEDAGRKAREHGMETLEIEVSGPGSGRESALRALQAVGFSITAIRDMTPVPHNGCRPRKRRRV, translated from the coding sequence ATGGCGAAAGCTGCGGCTCCGCGTATTCGTAAGAAAGAGCGGAAAAACATCATCTCCGGTGTGGCGCATGTGCTGTCCACCTTCAACAACACCATGATCACCATCTCGGATGCGCAGGGCAATGCGATTGCCTGGTCTTCCGCTGGTGCCCAGGGTTTCAAGGGCTCGCGCAAGTCCACGCCGTATGCGGCGCAGGTTGCTGCTGAAGATGCAGGCCGCAAGGCCCGCGAGCACGGCATGGAAACGCTGGAGATCGAGGTTTCCGGTCCGGGTTCGGGGCGTGAGAGCGCCCTGCGCGCGCTGCAGGCTGTCGGCTTCTCGATCACGGCCATCCGTGACATGACGCCGGTGCCGCACAATGGCTGCCGTCCTCGCAAGCGCCGTCGCGTCTGA
- a CDS encoding DNA-directed RNA polymerase subunit alpha, producing MVLQKNWQSLIKPEKLEVEPGAEPSRIATVVAEPLERGFGMTLGNAIRRVLLSSLQGAAVTAIQIDGVLHEFSSVAGVREDVTDIVLNIKQLALRMHGEGPKRMVLTATGPGEVRAGQIQTGHDIEVMNPDLVICTLDEGVKFGMEFTVNMGKGYVPAAANRPEDAPIGLIPVDAIYSPVRRVSYKVEQTRVGQVTDYDRLLLTVETNGAVTPEDAVALAARILQDQLQLFINFDEPRTVRTEEPQDDLPFNRNLLRKVDELELSVRSANCLKNDNIVYIGDLVQKTEQEMLRTPNFGRKSLNEIKEVLTAMGLSLGMNVPAWPPENIEDLAKRLDEPF from the coding sequence TTGGTCCTCCAGAAAAACTGGCAATCCCTGATCAAGCCGGAAAAGCTGGAAGTCGAACCGGGGGCGGAACCTTCACGCATTGCTACCGTCGTAGCCGAGCCGCTGGAACGCGGCTTTGGCATGACGCTGGGCAACGCGATCCGTCGGGTTCTGCTGTCGTCCCTGCAGGGGGCTGCGGTTACGGCAATCCAGATTGACGGCGTGCTGCATGAATTCTCGTCGGTGGCGGGTGTTCGTGAAGACGTGACCGACATCGTCCTGAACATCAAGCAGCTCGCGCTGCGGATGCATGGCGAAGGCCCCAAGCGCATGGTGCTGACGGCCACGGGCCCAGGCGAAGTGCGTGCCGGCCAGATCCAGACCGGGCATGACATTGAAGTCATGAACCCCGATCTCGTGATCTGCACCCTTGATGAAGGGGTGAAGTTCGGGATGGAGTTTACCGTGAACATGGGCAAGGGCTATGTTCCGGCAGCGGCCAACCGCCCGGAAGATGCGCCGATTGGCCTGATCCCGGTTGACGCCATCTACTCCCCGGTCCGTCGCGTGTCGTACAAGGTGGAGCAGACCCGCGTGGGTCAGGTCACCGATTATGACCGCCTGCTGCTGACGGTGGAAACCAACGGCGCGGTGACACCGGAAGATGCCGTGGCCCTGGCCGCGCGTATCCTTCAGGATCAGCTCCAGCTGTTCATCAACTTCGATGAGCCGCGCACGGTGCGTACGGAAGAGCCGCAGGATGACCTGCCGTTCAACCGCAACCTGCTGCGCAAGGTTGACGAGCTGGAACTGTCGGTCCGTAGCGCCAACTGCCTGAAGAACGACAACATCGTCTATATCGGTGATCTGGTTCAGAAGACCGAGCAGGAGATGCTGCGTACCCCGAACTTCGGCCGCAAGTCGCTCAACGAGATCAAGGAAGTCCTGACCGCCATGGGGCTTTCACTGGGTATGAATGTCCCGGCATGGCCGCCGGAAAATATCGAAGATCTGGCCAAGAGGCTCGACGAGCCGTTCTGA
- the rplQ gene encoding 50S ribosomal protein L17, giving the protein MRHGVAGRKLGVTSSHRQAMFRNMAVALIKHEQITTTLPKAKELRPVVEKLITLGKRGDLHARRQAFAQLRDDKIVSKLFAAVADRYKARSGGYTRVLRAGMRHGDAADMAVIELVDRDVSAKGQDSGPRPEAATEENLAA; this is encoded by the coding sequence ATGCGTCACGGTGTTGCCGGCCGTAAGCTCGGCGTTACCTCGTCCCATCGACAGGCCATGTTTCGCAACATGGCTGTCGCCCTGATCAAGCACGAACAGATCACCACCACGCTGCCCAAGGCGAAGGAACTTCGCCCGGTTGTGGAAAAGCTGATCACCCTTGGCAAGCGCGGCGATCTGCATGCCCGCCGCCAGGCTTTCGCCCAGCTGCGTGACGACAAGATCGTGTCCAAGCTGTTTGCTGCCGTGGCTGACCGCTACAAGGCGCGTTCGGGTGGCTACACCCGCGTGCTGCGTGCGGGCATGCGCCATGGCGATGCGGCCGACATGGCCGTAATCGAACTGGTTGACCGCGATGTGTCAGCCAAGGGCCAGGACAGCGGTCCGCGCCCCGAGGCCGCCACGGAAGAAAACCTGGCAGCCTGA